The DNA region TACAACTTctataaaaatgttattataTGTAAATATTCTGATCAAAGGGCCTGCTGTTAGAGTTACATTTTGCCATAGTAATGTTCTCTGGAGAAATATACAATCAAATGTATGAAACTTTCACTAAAATTCAAGGATTTAATTTCTCCAAAGGAACCAAAATTAACGCTGAACAAATTTTGTATCTTTACCTGAAGTATCGGTTGTAAACTCCATTAACTTCcttaaattagaaaataattgCAGGTAACTCAAGTTTAACCTGAGCTTTAACCTTACCATTCTCTAAATCATTAATGAAGACCAATTCATTGGACTAAAAGGCCAAACTCTGAACTTAACTCTCTGATTGACATTCCATGTCATATGGAAAAAAGTGTTGAAAGGGTCTTCCACATGAATGAGTCGATGGTTCATATATCTTTGAACAATTTGTCAACAGTTACTTGTTAAGGCCTTTTGCCGCATCATATTTGATTTTCTGTTTCAGTGAGAATCAAGCTTCATTGTACTACTGTacaaaacttattattattgttttctaaaaaacatgaagaaaaattggAATGTTAGAATGAAAGGCTATCAACAATGGATGTACGCTTTCTTAGTGCTCATTAAATTTCTCCTTTCCAGTGGATGGTAAGGCGATGGACAAAGTATATTGGGCAAGAAGAAGCCATTAAGTTGATGGCCTGGAACAATAGTGATCCCAGTTTCAGCTTGAGGTTTTTGGCTACAATATTTTGTTCTCCCTCAGTATTTGATGTGAAACAGATATCATAGCTACCTCTTTTGTTGGTAATGTCAGGGCAAACGGAGGGAAAGGTGTTTCAAGAGCTGACCTTGTGATGCAGCTTAATTCATTGAAGGTGCTTGataacttttttaaatttccttACAGATGATTAAGGTGCTTAATGATTTTATGTATATCACTTTGTGTCTTATTACCTCCCGACTAATGATTTGATGGACCACTTTCCTTGAAGTTTGGGTTTACAACTACTTAATCCTCATCTTGAGATCTTCCTTCTCACACTCACACAACACAGTATTTTGGAGTGTTTGGCGCTAAATATatgtattaataatttttcttctcttgaGCTACAGGTCCCACACGAGCTTTCTCTGCATTTGGATGATTTTGTCCGTATTAAAACTGGGATGCAGGTATGGATTCGATATATGGTCTCTTTTGAACAGTCATAGATTTATTTAAATGGAGGACAGTCACTCACTGTCCCTGCTATATTTTCAAGTTGATGCCAACTAGGGTTGTTTCTGAGCAGTTGCTAGTTGCTGACATTTCATTGGcagaacaataaaataaagtgcACATTTGtggtttgcataattttttactCTTTAAAATTCATGGGGGCTTAGTGTAGATCAGTAGTTCATTAATTCTAATTGTTATGCGGCCATGTGGGCGTTGTCTTGGTTTTCTCTTAACTGTAGGCAATTTCCAGCCTTTATGTAAAAACTGACGTACATATtgcgtgtgtgtgtttattAAGAGAAGGAGGGGAAATTAAAAGATTTCCTACAGAGAGGGGGCACTATTGTGTTCGCAATTAATATCAGTCATTACTGAAGCACTTAAGGTCTGTTTCATTTTCTAATTACTTACGTATCTTCATTTCAGATTGTCATACAGGCTGGCTTACTCAAAGAAGGTTTATGTTCCGTTCAGGATGAGAGTGCAGGTGATTTTATCCTAACTTTAAATTGGATGTGAGTCAAATTATGGCTTCCACTAAAAAAGGAAGTGgattttcacacacacacatatatatatatatacacacacatatatatatatatatatttttttttttcatgacaTGTTATGACCAATATGATGGATCTGGTCAAGATGAATGGGTGTCTGATAATCTTATCAAACCGATAGTTTCCATGTTTACATATTTATAGACTGTGCTTAGTTGTACATAGATACATTTCTATATTCTTATTAGACCATGTACtatttttcttcaattcttgGGTACAGTGTATGGAAAAGTTCAAGGTTTTGACTTTAACTTTTCAGTCCAACTGTGCTGGAGTATGTAAATTGATATGTcctttatattatattacaacTCATTGCAGGCATGATCGTTTCTGTTGTGGATCCTCAACCGGGTGACAGAATAATTGATTGTTGTGCTGCTCCAGGAGGCAAAACTCTTTACATTGCATCCCAATTAAGTGGCCAAGGTATTCTTCATTGCAAGAAAATTCATATTGGTCAGTTGAAGTGATTGCtacaatatatgaattttttaaaatctttctttttgcttgaatgAGGACTCATGTAATGCTTATTTATTTTCTGTCTGCAGTGAAAGCAGAGATGAAAAtcgatgtttttttttttcccctttttaatTGACTCTTCCATAAGATGATTCATGAGAGGTTTGCAGTCATTCTTACAACTGAACACagaatatcttcttcttcttttttcccctttttgacTGCCTAGATGAACTGTTTTTTTGGGGTGAAGAGTAGGGCACGTGTGAGAACTTAATAGCCTCCTTATAGCTCAACTTCAAGCTGCAGGATAGCTGATTTTGTGGCTATTTTGATTGTtgatattataatttattgtagTGAGAAACATCCAAAATCTTATCTTTGAAATAATaaattggactttttttttttttaataccaggATGGTGGAATCGCTTGATCtaaattctaaatgacaaaagtttaagtttttattttctttacttcCACTTTTgagcaataataaataatactgAAGGTGCAATATGGTGTCTCAGGTATGGTATCTGCAATTGACATAAACAAAGGCCGGTTAAGAATCCTTAAAGAGACAGCCAAGTTGCACCATGTAGATGGTGTCATCACCACCATCCATAGTGATCTTCGTATCTTGGCTGTAAGTCATCATCTTATGTAAATTTGGATCCTTGTTTCAAACATTTAATTTCTTATGAAAACCCATTTTACAGGAAAAGAATCCAGTTAAAGGTGATAAGGTTTTGTTGGATGCCCCATGTTCTGGATTGGGTGTTCTCTCGAAGGTGATTGTCAAAGAACCACATGTATCTCCATATGTTTGTTTGCATTCAGCATCTGTTATATTTCAATTCTTGACTGTTTAAATTTACCAACATGTTGTCTACCTTTTTGACCTTTTAAAGAGAGCGGACCTGCGCTGGAATAGGAAGTTAGAGGATATGGAACAGCTGAAGAATTTACAAGATGAGCTCTTGGATGCAGCATCCATGTATGATCAGAagtcctcccccccccccccccccttccctctctctctctctctctctctcacacacacacacacacacacacacacgtaggGTGTATGAGAGCAAATTTTCACATCCTTTCGTCAactaatttgtttttgtttatctGTTTTAATTGTGCATTATAGATTGGTAAATCCTGGTGGAGTTTTAATATACAGTACCTGCTCCATAGATCCTGAAGAGAATGAAGAAAGGGTGGCCTCATTTCTTCTCAGGCATCCGGTAGGTTTATCACatgatatttttaaatgttttgttCATGTTTCCAGCTAATACTCTTAAGAAAGATTCAAATGCCCCAtagttttaagaaaataatactGAACTCACCTGtaaatccattttttatttggaaaataaaaaagcttagACAAAGAATCACGTTCTTTTCCAGCTACTCCTAGTAAACATATCATAGAACGTACCAAGGATGAAATTTCTGTTGTATGCCATCATTCTCCTGGGATATCTGGGATAATTGATCAAACTCAATATATActtttgaaagttgaaaccaaaagaaaaggaaaaatgagcatACATGTTTATAAATATAACTGTATAGACAGGCACACATATATGGTACTTTTTGGAGTTAGAAAAGTGTGTTTATCtgtacttgtttttttttttttgggtctcagGAATTTTCTATAGATCCTGTTGACAGATATGTACCACCTGATTTTTTAACGGAAAATGGTTTCTATTCCTCCAACCCGGTAAAACATTTGCTTGATGGGGCCTTTGCAGCTCGTCTAGTTCGAGCCTCATAAAACAGATGTAAGTATAGCCACCCTGGCAATCTCAGCACATTATTTCAGATTATTTCTTTCTAATATTGACTATAATGGAAATATAGAGACCAGGATTTTACCCTCTGTAGGATAAATTTCACa from Castanea sativa cultivar Marrone di Chiusa Pesio chromosome 6, ASM4071231v1 includes:
- the LOC142638319 gene encoding uncharacterized protein LOC142638319 yields the protein MAQVLSLTATLCAAETHKASSKPLKLAKTSRETKTKTPIYNPRKGSDSSFNKTRKLNLEVSPHRAVSAVRLMRIELGGAFADLLNEKGKGSGDNEMGYVERTLGFRTRELEDRDLRLVTDIVGGTSRWRRYLDYLISSICHDDSTFRHMEPLLLQILRIGFYEIVKLDMPHYAVVDENVRLAKVALRPGAGNMVNGILRKLVLLKESNTLPLPKVEGDERAQARALAILYSHPVWMVRRWTKYIGQEEAIKLMAWNNSDPSFSLRANGGKGVSRADLVMQLNSLKVPHELSLHLDDFVRIKTGMQIVIQAGLLKEGLCSVQDESAGMIVSVVDPQPGDRIIDCCAAPGGKTLYIASQLSGQGMVSAIDINKGRLRILKETAKLHHVDGVITTIHSDLRILAEKNPVKGDKVLLDAPCSGLGVLSKRADLRWNRKLEDMEQLKNLQDELLDAASILVNPGGVLIYSTCSIDPEENEERVASFLLRHPEFSIDPVDRYVPPDFLTENGFYSSNPVKHLLDGAFAARLVRAS